The Eleginops maclovinus isolate JMC-PN-2008 ecotype Puerto Natales chromosome 3, JC_Emac_rtc_rv5, whole genome shotgun sequence genome includes a region encoding these proteins:
- the nes gene encoding nestin: MELHKAIHHSYLGNEKHQMLNLNRRLETYLSRVKLLEQENALLAKEIEAMRHSNRGASTRRKGLEDEVRRVRMEVEAAWGERVLAEMEVCKVAEELQDLDLQRQREAQAQVEARKKMEESRKELDEEQRAQMWLREKVNQLEHEMMHLIQTHQEDVVNMEAELSSSRAPMPPVLAQRGHQKLDLLQVGQELSQKATRAWQEAAEVHQAQLDQLEESLNQSRSRLKEVNKEKKESEMKLRALEKEKASAQDVRMHLERTAQQQGDGYSEEIQTLQEHWESLEAEKEELSDHIDHLLQENRGLLQQKVALGLEVATYRALLDGESPGGDVSLSNQPRNITDAFFTPRGVTKNYQTKMSTSHRTASLSSVRGTAGRASTAINPTPTWSRRPATVAETPKTSAKSAYEETTKSTWDTPYPKILQDGAVENFRPQEVQEKVTHAEPLSPPNEEEAETTPVDQEGEEDWNNVGVKPAVEPVVSYQVGSALSKEPTYNDEASQHQFTPNLTPYHVKMSEEPCGFSDESEKDVPFEIPVEKENTQNKQALFEAWVEKEWRGKEEEHVQEEGSDSESEAVIEPNYDVSECEPEESLFNSREENILKEDAVEMRQEVGGSSAGTNEMEDRLYPDGEEMDTWDSVIERKVDLKTEDGVRKDEEMRKHAEPEEDISGRDHEKREIRQDFGTDVQQDNVSSVVMDKQVDDEGMHVASDQEHDEEDDEEEDSQNVSVSWRTELESDSYAQENTLADTRPLIRYKSDECDANTHLEESESSEGEQEKKIGEMGTWSEGKPKRFGTMEDLCEEVEGEALDEDYNLGYSHIGSRDVDHGVTVSEQASLVNAEVSEGQEEQPTKPTAPAYVDYDEELETDRLVEQELENLATDSYSAHFAQQQVRENEEKQRLEMPEKEDAGESFCAEPCQQLASPTSIIDQAYEYISDWPVMPEVGSVDDEEVQHQDPEAPGKREEEDEHNESMVTHADVTEDYPEFTDFISRPDMEEVQISGDPKSVLEVISDQEVMQDVREVAPVKSADASQENLTEDGAESQEVPETAGWEVLENPSEDSRDQSAKCENVEQAEGEGVTARNEEPLEISPDTVPDEKEIFVMKDSMDFFSSGSKNDFWVSSLETGATNQPDDARNEAAEQTNQNLGFADNMVWGSLENVDNWISRVDIDSAKTLTSKKENEQMLSEVVHSDESDPEGESWSSEGEAV; encoded by the exons ATGGAGCTCCACAAAGCCATCCACCACAGCTACCTGGGCAATGAGAAGCACCAGATGCTGAACCTGAACCGGCGCCTGGAGACCTACCTGAGCCGGGTCAAACTCCTGGAGCAGGAAAATGCACTGCTGGCGAAAGAGATCGAGGCGATGAGGCACAGCAACCGGGGCGCCTCGACGCGGAGGAAGGGCCTGGAGGATGAGGTGCGTCGGGTGAGAATGGAGGTGGAAGCAGCCTGGGGGGAAAGGGTCCTGGCGGAGATGGAGGTCTGCAAGGTGGCCGAGGAGCTCCAAGACTTGGACCTGCAGCGGCAGAGGGAGGCTCAGGCTCAGGTGGAGGCCAGGAAGAAAATGGAAGAGAGCAGGAAGGAGCTGGACGAGGAGCAGAGGGCTCAGATGTGGCTCAGGGAGAAGGTGAATCAGCTGGAACATGAGATGATGCACCTCATTCAAACCCATCAGGAGGACGTGGTCAACATGGAGGCAGAGTTGAGCAGCTCCAGAGCCCCAATGCCACCCGTGTTGGCTCAAAGGGGCCACCAGAAGCTAGACCTCCTTCAGGTGGGACAGGAGCTCTCGCAGAAGGCAACCAGGGCCTGGCAGGAGGCGGCGGAGGTTCACCAGGCGCAGTTAGATCAGCTGGAGGAGTCATTGAACCAGAGCAGGAGCCGCCTGAAGGAGGTCaacaaggagaagaaggagagcgAGATGAAGCTCAGAGccctggagaaggagaaggccTCGGCTCAGGACGTCAGGATGCACCTGGAGAGGACCGCACAGCAGCAGGGAGACGGATACAGCGAGGAGATCCAGACACTGCAG GAGCATTGGGAGAGCctggaggcagagaaagaggagcTGAGCGATCATATCGATCATCTCCTCCAGGAGAACCGAGGCCTGCTGCAGCAGAAGGTGGCTCTGGGCCTGGAGGTGGCAACGTACAG AGCTTTGCTGGACGGTGAAAGTCCCGGGGGAGACGTCTCTTTGTCAAACCAGCCCAGAAACATCACAG ATGCATTCTTCACTCCTCGGGGGGTTACAAAGAATTACCAGACCAAGATGTCCACAAGCCACAGAACCGCTTCCCTTTCATCTGTCCGAGGAACAGCAGGAAGAGCATCCACAGCGATCAATCCAACACCAACCTGGAGCAGAAGACCTGCGACCGTCGCTGAGACCCCAAAGACGTCTGCAAAATCTGCGTATGAAGAGACAACAAAGTCAACGTGGGACACGCCTTATCCCAAGATACTGCAGGATGGAGCTGTGGAGAACTTCAGACCACAGGAAGTTCAAGAGAAAGTCACCCATGCCGAGCCTCTGTCGCCTCCCAATGAGGAGGAGGCTGAAACAACCCCAGTGGAccaggaaggggaggaggactGGAACAATGTCGGTGTAAAACCTGCTGTCGAGCCCGTTGTCAGTTATCAGGTTGGGTCTGCTCTCAGCAAAGAGCCGACCTATAATGATGAGGCTAGCCAGCATCAGTTCACTCCCAACCTCACACCATACCATGTCAAGATGTCCGAGGAGCCCTGTGGTTTCTCGGATGAATCTGAAAAGGACGTGCCTTTTGAAATACcagtggaaaaagaaaatacacaaaacaagcAAGCTCTGTTTGAAGCATGGGTAGAGAAAGAGTGGAGAGGCAAGGAAGAAGAGCATGTCCAGGAGGAAGGGTCTGATTCTGAAAGCGAAGCGGTAATCGAACCAAACTATGATGTGTCTGAGTGTGAGCCGGAAGAAAGCTTGTtcaacagcagagaggaaaacatcCTTAAGGAGGATGCAGTTGAGATGAGGCAAGAAGTAGGCGGTTCTTCAGCAGGAACCAATGAGATGGAGGATAGGTTGTACCCTGACGGAGAAGAGATGGACACATGGGACAGTGTTATAGAAAGGAAGGTTGATCTGAAGACTGAAGATGGCGTAAGAAAGGATGAAGAGATGCGAAAGCACGCTGAACCAGAGGAAGATATATCCGGAAGAGATCatgaaaagagagaaattaGGCAGGACTTTGGAACAGATGTGCAGCAGGACAACGTGTCCTCTGTAGTGATGGACAAACAAGTGGATGATGAAGGAATGCATGTTGCGTCAGACCAAGAGCacgatgaggaggatgatgaagaggaggattctcaaaatgtctctgtgtcatgGCGGACCGAGCTGGAGAGCGACAGCTACGCTCAGGAAAACACTCTCGCCGACACTCGTCCTCTGATTCGATACAAGAGCGACGAGTGTGACGCTAACACTCACCTGGAGGAGAGCGAGTCCAGTGAAGgggagcaggagaagaagaTCGGAGAAATGGGAACGTGGAGCGAAGGCAAGCCCAAGAGATTTGGAACTATGGAAGATCTGTGTGAAGAGGTGGAAGGGGAAGCACTGGACGAGGACTATAATCTGGGATATTCCCACATTGGAAGCAGGGATGTTGACCATGGTGTGACTGTAAGTGAGCAGGCTTCACTGGTGAATGCAGAAGTAAGTGAGGGACAAGAAGAACAACCGACCAAACCAACAGCACCCGCATATGTGGACTACGACGAGGAgttggagacagacagacttgTGGAACAGGAATTAGAAAACCTAGCCACTGACAGCTACAGCGCTCACTTTGCACAGCAGCAGGTCAGAGAGAATGAGGAGAAGCAACGTCTGGAAATGCCAGAAAAAGAAGATGCTGGAGAGTCTTTCTGTGCAGAGCCATGCCAGCAACTTGCATCCCCCACTTCCATCATAGATCAGGCCTACGAGTATATCAGTGATTGGCCGGTAATGCCTGAAGTAGGATCAGTGGATGATGAGGAGGTGCAGCATCAAGATCCTGAGGCTccagggaaaagagaggaagaggatgaacaCAACGAGTCCATGGTGACACATGCTGATGTTACAGAAGACTACCCTGAGTTTACTGACTTCATCAGCAGGCCGGACATGGAAGAAGTCCAAATATCAGGCGATCCTAAGTCTGTATTAGAGGTCATATCAGATCAGGAAGTCATGCAGGATGTGAGAGAGGTTGCACCTGTGAAATCAGCCGATGCATCCCAAGAAAATCTAACTGAGGATGGTGCAGAGTCCCAGGAAGTCCCGGAAACAGCTGGATGGGAAGTCCTAGAGAACCCGAGTGAGGACTCCCGAGATCAAAGTGCAAAATGTGAGAATGTTGAACAAGCCGAAGGTGAAGGGGTTACAGCACGTAACGAGGAGCCCTTGGAGATTTCCCCCGACACTGTTCCTGATGAGAAAGAGATCTTTGTAATGAAGGACTCCATGGATTTCTTTAGCTCCGGCTCAAAGAATGACTTCTGGGTGTCCTCCCTGGAGACCGGTGCCACCAATCAACCAGATGATGCCCGTAACGAAGCAGCTGagcaaaccaatcagaatcTAGGCTTTGCTGACAATATGGTTTGGGGGAGTTTGGAAAACGTGGACAACTGGATCTCCAGGGTGGATATCGACTCGGCTAAAACCCTGACGTCTAAGAAAGAGAACGAGCAGATGCTTTCGGAGGTGGTCCATTCTGACGAGTCTGACCCAGAGGGGGAGTCCTGGTCATCTGAGGGGGAAGCGGTTTAA